In one Deltaproteobacteria bacterium genomic region, the following are encoded:
- a CDS encoding LapA family protein, with translation MRLVKIILIILIFFLTVTFSLQNAEEVTIHYYGLIDPFTVPLFTVVLVTVLLGIIIGAVGGLLTNVKLRLELKRLKKKIDKAKRGQEMLKGEAFPKLEFPPSLTIKE, from the coding sequence ATGAGACTGGTTAAAATCATTCTCATCATACTTATCTTTTTCCTCACCGTCACCTTTTCACTGCAAAATGCAGAAGAGGTAACGATCCATTATTACGGATTAATAGATCCTTTTACCGTCCCTCTCTTTACTGTGGTATTGGTAACTGTGTTGCTGGGTATCATCATCGGTGCAGTGGGGGGGTTGTTGACCAATGTTAAGCTCCGTCTGGAGCTTAAAAGGCTAAAGAAAAAAATTGATAAGGCAAAAAGGGGACAGGAGATGTTGAAGGGTGAGGCCTTCCCCAAGCTGGAGTTTCCCCCTTCTCTCACAATCAAAGAATAA